A genomic window from Panthera tigris isolate Pti1 chromosome B4, P.tigris_Pti1_mat1.1, whole genome shotgun sequence includes:
- the LOC102972277 gene encoding keratin, type II cytoskeletal 73: MNRQFTYKSGAAAKGGFSGCSAVLSGGSSSSYRAGGKGLSGGFGSRSLYSLGGARSISLNMASGSGRAGGYGFGRNWASGFAGSMFGSVALGPVCPTVCPPGGIHQVTVNKNLLAPLNVELDPEIQKVRSQEREQIKALNNKFASFIDKVRFLEQQNQVLETKWELLQQLDLNNCKNNLEPILEGYISNLRKQLETLSGDRVRLDSELRSMRDVVEDYKKRYEEEINKRTTAENEFVVLKKDVDAAYMSKVELQAKVDALDGEIKFFKCLYEGEIAQIQSHISDTSVILSMDNNRNLDLDSIITEVRAQYEEIALKSKAEAEALYQTKFQELQLVAGRHGDDLKHTKNEISELTRLIQRLRSEIESVKKQCSNLETAIADAEQRGDCALKDARAKLDELEAALHQAKEELARMLREYQELMSTKLALDVEIATYRKLLEGEECRMSGEHTNSVSISVISSTVAGTTGTGAGFGFSGSGTFGYRPSSVSGGYGMLSGGCVTGSGNCGPRGEAKTRLGSASEFKDAQGKTSALSSPTKKTTR; the protein is encoded by the exons ATGAACCGCCAGTTCACCTACAAGTCGGGGGCTGCCGCCAAGGGGGGCTTCAGTGGCTGCTCGGCAGTGCTCTCAGGGGGCAGCTCGTCCTCCTATCGGGCAGGTGGCAAAGGGCTCAGCGGGGGCTTTGGAAGCCGGAGCCTCTACAGCCTGGGGGGCGCCCGGAGCATCTCACTCAACATGGCCAGCGGCAGTGGGCGGGCAGGGGGCTATGGGTTTGGTCGAAACTGGGCCAGTGGCTTTGCTGGCAGCATGTTTGGCAGTGTGGCCCTTGGGCCTGTGTGTCCAACTGTGTGCCCTCCAGGGGGCATCCACCAGGTCACTGTCAACAAGAACCTCCTGGCCCCCCTCAACGTGGAGCTGGACCCTGAGATCCAGAAAGTGCGCAGCCAAGAGCGGGAGCAGATCAAGGCTCTGAACAACAAGTTTGCCTCCTTCATCGACAAG GTGCGGTTCCTGGAACAGCAGAACCAGGTGCTGGAGACCAAGTGGGAGCTGCTACAGCAGCTGGACCTGAACAACTGCAAGAACAACCTAGAGCCCATCCTCGAGGGCTACATTAGCAACCTGCGGAAGCAGCTGGAGACGCTGTCCGGGGACAGGGTGCGGCTGGACTCGGAGCTGCGCAGCATGCGGGACGTGGTGGAGGACTACAAGAAGAG GTATGAGGAGGAAATTAACAAGCGCACAACTGCCGAGAATGAATTTGTGGTGCTTAAGAAG GATGTGGATGCGGCTTACATGAGCAAGGTGGAACTGCAGGCCAAGGTGGATGCTCTGGATGGAGAGATCAAATTCTTCAAATGTCTGTATGAAGGG GAGATTGCTCAGATCCAGTCCCATATCAGTGACACATCTGTCATCCTGTCCATGGACAACAACCGGAACCTGGACCTGGACAGCATCATCACTGAGGTCCGCGCCCAGTATGAGGAAATAGCCCTGAAGAGCAAGGCTGAGGCTGAGGCCCTGTACCAGACCAAG TTCCAGGAGCTCCAGCTAGTAGCTGGCCGGCATGGGGATGACCTCAAGCACACCAAGAATGAGATCTCCGAACTGACTCGGCTTATCCAAAGGCTGCGCTCAGAGATTGAGAGTGTGAAGAAGCAG TGCTCTAACCTGGAGACGGCCATCGCCGATGCCGAGCAGCGGGGCGACTGCGCCCTGAAGGATGCCCGGGCCAAGCTGGATGAGCTGGAGGCCGCCCTGCACCAGGCCAAGGAGGAGCTGGCTCGGATGCTGCGGGAGTACCAGGAGCTCATGAGCACGAAGCTGGCCCTGGACGTGGAGATCGCCACCTACCGCAAGCTGCTGGAGGGCGAGGAGTGcag GATGTCTGGAGAACACACCAATTCTGTGAGCATTT caGTCATCAGCAGCACGGTGGCCGGGACCACGGGCACAGGAGCTGGCTTTGGTTTCAGCGGTTCTGGCACCTTTGGTTACCGGCCCAGCTCTGTCTCGGGGGGCTACGGCATGCTGTCCGGGGGCTGTGTCACTGGCAGTGGGAACTGTGGCCCCCGCGGAGAGGCCAAAACCAGGCTGGGCAGTGCAAGCGAATTCAAGGACGCCCAGGGGAAGACCTCAGCTCTGAGCTCCCCCACCAAGAAAACCACAAGATAA